In Xiphophorus maculatus strain JP 163 A chromosome 9, X_maculatus-5.0-male, whole genome shotgun sequence, the genomic window cagaaatatacattttgatgatttctttaaaaaggtaTAAAGTCAGAGAATTTCTTGTGAATTTATTTGGTCTCAAGTTTATTCTaagatagttttgttttatttaaagtgaactaaGAAATTTTCACatgaaactagacaaaaataataattcaaatcaGACGTAAACAGCCACATTCTGTGTTTAAACGTAAAGTAAAACAATTAactaaatttagcaaaaagttacatttttacccaaatttaaaattttctgccCAAAGTTTCCTTTTCCGAGAATAAATATATCATAAAGCAAATATTGGACctgaaaattacaaatatttttgaagttcAATTTcagcaaatttttatttattcaggctTCCAACTTAATGTAATcccaaaagcaacattttttattttattttctgcatttaaaatgtatgttaaagCTTTTGCAGCTGGAAACAATTTCAGTCCAGTTTAACATAGTTTTGTTCCTGGGTCTGAGTCCTGACCCGTTCAGGTATTGATCGGTTCCGGAGGGGTACGTCGTCACGGTGATGGCGGCGGGTCGATGTTTCAAAGGTTGAAGTGGATTTGTCGTTGCTCTGCAGGACAGTGACCTGTTTACAGCTCAGACTGCTCTCTCCTCCTGGACTCGCTGCGACGTACCTGCTCAGGtaaattcttcatttttagcagaatgattctggttctgggtccGATTCtggaaaatttgtgttttttttgtgtttttgttttttatgttgctgaaaGTAAAAGTTACTTGAACTTCAGCCATTTGGCCTCATTGATGTTTGATCAATATCTGCAATCTGTTGCCGTTTACCTCAAGTTTCTGATCAATAAGCGAAGGAAAATCTTCCTCTGTTTGTATCCgactgaaatctgaaaaaagaaaaactttattgcTCAGTTTGTTAAAACAGCAACGCAACCTGAACATCTGAAAAAGTGATAAAACGTTAGAGGGAGCAGCTGATATCAAATGTCTTTATCGTCATTCTGCTTTAATTCAGCCGCATTGGAGGGTTTCCCAGCCTGAGTGGCCTAGTTAAAGGCTGGCATCAAGTCCAGGCTTTAACTAGGTCACttcaaaacattcatgtttttgttatttgttttgtatcaaTGCTGAAAGTCACGAGTTCAAGGTCACAACATGGCTTTAGGTTGGTTCTGCAACTGTTAAAGACATTTGCTCTAGGAAGTTGTTATGTTAGGGACAGTTGCTGTGTTAGGGGCAGTTGCTGTGTTAGGGGCAGTTGCTGTGTTAGCGACAGTTGCTGTTTTAGGGACAGTTGCTGTGTTAGCGACAGTTGCTGTTTTAGGGACAGTTGCTGTGTTAGCGACAGTTGCTGTGTTAGGGGCAGTTGCTGTGTTAGGGACAGTTGCTGTGTTAGCAACAGTTGCTGTGTTAGGGGCAGTTGCTGTGTTATGGACGGTTGCTGTGTTAGGGGCAGTTGCTGTGTTAGCGACAGTTGCTGTTTTAGGGACAGTTGCTGTGTTAGGGGCAGTTGCTGTGTTAGGGACAGTTGCTGTGTTAGCGACAGTTGCTGTTTTAGGGACAGTTGCTGTGTTAGCGACAGTTGCTGTTTTAGGGACAGTTGCTGTGTTAGGGGCAGTTGCTGTGTTAGGGACAGTTGCTGTGTTAGCGACAGTTGCTGTTTTAGGGACAGTTGCTGTGTTAGGGGCAGTTGCTGTGTTAGCGACAGTTGCTGTTTTAGGGACAGTTGCTGTGTTAGGGAGATTTGCTGTGTTAGGGGCAGTTGCTGTGTTAGGGACAGTTGCTGTGTTAGGGGCAGTTGCTGTTTTAGGGGCAGTTGCTGTGTTAGGGAGAGTTGCTGTGTTAGGGGCAGTTGCTGTTTTAGGGGCAGTTGTTGTTTTAGGGGCAGTTGCAATGTTAGGGACAGTTGCTGTTTTAGGGACAGTTGCTGTGTTAGGGACAGTTGCTGTGTTAGGGGCAGTTGCTGTTTTAGGGGCAGTTGCTGTGTTAGGGACAGTTGCTGTTTTAGGGGCAGTTGCTGTTTTAGGGGCAGTTGCTGTGTTAGGGACAGTTGCTGTTTTAGGGACGGTTGCTGTTTTAGGGACGGTTGCCAGAGACAGGTTTTGCCGGACGTCTTGTTTTTCTAGGATCTTTTTtgcctacttcctgttgtcagtcAGGTTCTAATAGGTGATTCTTTTGCAGGTTGTGCGGTAATCAGGTCGAACTGAACCACATTTGGTTAATTAtacgttttctttttcagtatttaattacatttccaGGTTGCGTTTATTCTTGTTAACTTTGCTAAAACGTTTTGGCACCCTTCAGCGTTTCTGAAATCTTCTGGTTTCCTAAATTGGTTTGCTAATCTCTCCTCCATCCAGGATGAGGACTACTAGTTGCTGGTTGCTTCTGGCATTGTTG contains:
- the LOC111609656 gene encoding keratin-associated protein 4-6-like, which codes for MLKVTSSRSQHGFRLVLQLLKTFALGSCYVRDSCCVRGSCCVRGSCCVSDSCCFRDSCCVSDSCCFRDSCCVSDSCCVRGSCCVRDSCCVSNSCCVRGSCCVMDGCCVRGSCCVSDSCCFRDSCCVRGSCCVRDSCCVSDSCCFRDSCCVSDSCCFRDSCCVRGSCCVRDSCCVSDSCCFRDSCCVRGSCCVSDSCCFRDSCCVREICCVRGSCCVRDSCCVRGSCCFRGSCCVRESCCVRGSCCFRGSCCFRGSCNVRDSCCFRDSCCVRDSCCVRGSCCFRGSCCVRDSCCFRGSCCFRGSCCVRDSCCFRDGCCFRDGCQRQVLPDVLFF